The region CTACTCCTTTTCAAGAGAACTTGTAGTGCAAATTTATAAGGAAAATGGGCGTTCCAGTGATTGACATGAAAAACATAGACGGAGGAGACAGAGAGGTGATCATGGCTGAAATAGCCAAGGCCTGCGAGAGTACTGGTTTCTTTCAGGTGAAAAACACAACTGATCATATTTTCTCATGTGCAAAACTTACTAATTATAGAGAAAACAGAGTTGAAGTGATTTCGTTTTGTGTTTGCAGCTTTTGAACCATGGCATAGAGCATGAACTCATGGACCGTGTAAAGAAAGTTTGCTCGGAGCATTACAAGCTTAACAGAGAGCAGAGCTTCAATGCCTCTTTGCCTGTAAGGTTGTTGAGCAACGCTCTTGACAGCGATAACGCTGATAAGATCGAGAACGTTGATTGGGAAGATGTTATTCAAATACATGAGATGCAGGAGACCAATTCATGGCCTTCCCAACCCAGTGATTTCAAGTACAACAACTCAACTATTTTGTGCACAATTCAAACGTTTCTATAAATATAGAATAGAAAAAATTAATATGAGCATGATCTATATACAAGCGTTTCTGGTTTCTGGATATCGAAAAACAAAATACTAAGACATTATATTGCATTTTTCTCAGGGAAACTATCCAGGAGTTTCGAAACAAGATATTTTCATTGACAGAAAAGCTGTTGGAAGTAATAAGTTTGAATCTGGGGCTAGAGAAAGAGTACCTGAAAGAGGCATTTGCGGGAGGAGAGAAGCCCTTCTTCGGCACCAAAGTGAGCCATTATCCTCCTTGCCCTAGACCGGACCTCATCAAGGGCATCCGTGCACACACAGATGCAGGTGGCCTCATTCTCTTATACCAAGACGATCAAGTGTCCGGTTTGCAGGTCCTCAATGATGGCACTTGGGTTGACGTGCAACCCATTCCATACGCAATAGTTGTTGACATTGGGGACCAGTTGGAAGCCATCACTAACGGCAAATACACCAGCGCATGGCATCGCATTCTACCCACTAAGAATGGCAACCGTTTCTCAGTGGCATCGTTTTATAATCCCTCATATAATGCCAAGGTCTATCCCGCATCTCAACTTACTGCTCAGACCGGTGATGAATTATCGGTTTATCCAGAGTATCCAGAGTATCTGTTTGGAGACTACATGCAGGTTTACAGCCACC is a window of Cryptomeria japonica unplaced genomic scaffold, Sugi_1.0 HiC_scaffold_366, whole genome shotgun sequence DNA encoding:
- the LOC131871050 gene encoding 1-aminocyclopropane-1-carboxylate oxidase-like, with protein sequence MGVPVIDMKNIDGGDREVIMAEIAKACESTGFFQLLNHGIEHELMDRVKKVCSEHYKLNREQSFNASLPVRLLSNALDSDNADKIENVDWEDVIQIHEMQETNSWPSQPSDFKETIQEFRNKIFSLTEKLLEVISLNLGLEKEYLKEAFAGGEKPFFGTKVSHYPPCPRPDLIKGIRAHTDAGGLILLYQDDQVSGLQVLNDGTWVDVQPIPYAIVVDIGDQLEAITNGKYTSAWHRILPTKNGNRFSVASFYNPSYNAKVYPASQLTAQTGDELSVYPEYPEYLFGDYMQVYSHQKYEAKEPRFEAMRIVNVECQ